The segment GGAAATATTCAGCCTGCTTTCCTATACGAATGTGAATGTGCTTCCATTTACCGAAGATATTCCATTGGAGGTAATTGCATTTCTCGATCCGACCATTGAGAAATTGTGTTTTGAGCAGACAGAGGGAAAAACATTTATCCACTTGAAGTTTAAGGATGAAGAAGAGATTATCCTGAATAATGCGGCAGACCTTGAGCAGTATCTGTCCTCTGGTACGATTAAGGGTATTATTACATTCTCGATGGTAAAGGAAGTTCTTCATTCAGGTGGTTATCTTCTGGTAGATGAAATAGAGAATCATTTCAACAAGGAAATTGTAACGACCTTAGTGCGCTTCTTTATGGACAGCCGACTGAACAAAAATGGCGGAACGCTTATTTTCACTACGCATTATCCGGAACTGCTGGACGAATATGACCGAAATGACGGAATTTGTATCGTTAGAAACCGTAATGGCATTACAGCAGAAAATCTGAGCTATATATTGAAACGTAATGATATTAAAAAGAGTGATGCTTACCAGAGCGGCTTCCTTGAGGGAACAACGCCAGCATATGAAGCGTATATGCGCTTGAAGAAAAGCCTGGCTGCTTCAATCAATTAAGGAGGCGGCAGAATGGAATTAGCAAAATACAAGGCGTGTATATGTGAAGGCTCTGCCGAAGAAGCTATTATCGACATACTGGTTGATAATGATCTTCTGATTTTCAACAGAGAAGAAATGTTGGAAGAACGTGTCATCCGTTGCAGAAGTGCTAAACGATTCGAGGAGCGATACTTACGGAAAGGATTCGATGAGCAGATTTCTGTGATACGGATTTTGGATTCTCGCAGAGAGGAATTTCGATTGAGTAAAGCATATGAGCAGAAAATTGACGTGGTAAATGTCATTACTGCTCCAGAAATTGAAATGCTGATTATTCATGCGGAAGGAGCATATGATCAGTTTAAGCGTTCTGGAAAAAAACCAAGCGAATTTTGTAAAATAAATCTTCGGATGCATGATGTGAAGTCGTATGATTTTGTGAAGCAGTATTTCAGTAATCCTCAGCTCTTGGTGAAAGCCATAAAAGAGTATCGCAGAACAGCAAATATCCCCAAAGGAGAATACAGCTTGTCTGATTTGCTGAGATGAGCGTTGCTTTTTTGATACATTAGCCGTGACTCAAATGGTCACTAGGAGATAAACGGGTACCAGTTTATAGAAAATAGAATAGAATCGTCTTTGATGCCTCGTTGGGAAACCAACGGGGTATTTTTTTGCCTCAATCCGGCTGTATAGAACACTGAAAAAGTCAAAACGAACCGTATGTAGTCCTGCAAGGACAACCAAAGTGCGCCTACGAGGCCAACGCGAAACCGGAGGATTCTTGTTAAACTTACTTTGTAAGGACGAAAGTCCGGATGTCCCTTGAAAACTGCATACTCATTCTTCAGGTACATTCCTGTTTGGTCGAGCCTTCGACTGCACGCCATGAAGCCCATCGGGGCGATAGCGGTTTCGCAGAAGCAAATGCCGGATTGCAACCGGCGGCGGTGTTAAAGCCAGACAGGGACAATGATACTTCCGTAATTCGCGGTCCGGCCATAAGGAAGGCGGGATGGTTAAATTCCAATGGAGCAGTGAAGCACACTGCCGCCTGTGAGAAATCCTACATCTCTGGGGTGATAAGAAAAAGTACAGAGAAACCATATTTTCAGAAAGCGCTGCCGGGTGCTGTATCAGCATGATACCTGGCAGGCTTTATCCATATCAGTGTATGGAGATTGGAGACAACAGCATATGAAAGAAAACTGGGTTTATCGG is part of the Clostridium sp. M62/1 genome and harbors:
- a CDS encoding AAA family ATPase gives rise to the protein MKILRITAQGLPLFKKDLDICFYTQQRVCEEDKDSLYRLTDNYYLHSACAFIGINASGKTSVLKVISLALNIVKNEPINHVEAKSILGGAKNVTIRTYFYDKRSYVCCLETVIAAKKSKTGEYVYSILSESLWEKPIATVKSKKYLTDFTGMKPVEQRNSDEAYLSDDVSFVIAHNKKANDTVEIFSLLSYTNVNVLPFTEDIPLEVIAFLDPTIEKLCFEQTEGKTFIHLKFKDEEEIILNNAADLEQYLSSGTIKGIITFSMVKEVLHSGGYLLVDEIENHFNKEIVTTLVRFFMDSRLNKNGGTLIFTTHYPELLDEYDRNDGICIVRNRNGITAENLSYILKRNDIKKSDAYQSGFLEGTTPAYEAYMRLKKSLAASIN